GCGGTTTTGGTGGCTGAATAACGATATATTTTCCGTAATTTTCACCGCACTCATAAGTCATTGCAAACAAAGCGAATAAAAATGTGAAATAATATTCGATTATTCTTGACAAAAACCCTATATCTGATTTTTTTGCAATCAGATAACGATACAGAATCATAACTGGTCTGATCTTGATCAGCGGCGGGGATAATAAACGCCGTAACATCTTAGGAGATAATAGATTATGCAAGAATCAAATTACTCAGCGAGTAATATCAAGGTGCTGAAAGGCTTGGAAGCCGTTCGCAAACGCCCGGCAATGTATATTGGCGGCACCAGCGAACGCGGCTTGCATCACCTTGTATATGAAGTGGTTGACAACTCTATCGACGAAGCTTTGGCGGGATATTGCGATCTCATCAAAGTCACGATCACCCCCGAGGGCGTGATCGAATGCGATGATAACGGACGCGGCATTCCCGTGGATATGCACAAAGAAATGAATGTGCCCGCGGTGCAAGTGGTGATGACCGTTTTGCACGCCGGCGGAAAATTTGACGACAAGTCCTATAAAGTATCCGGCGGATTGCACGGAGTGGGCGTATCCGTCGTCGTGGCACTGTCCGAATACCTTGAAGTCCGCATCCACAGAGACAAAAAGATCTACTACCAACGCTATGAACGAGGGATTCCGGTTACCGAGCTGAAAATCCTTGGAGACACCAACCGCAAGGGCACAGTCATCCGTTTTAAGCCGGATGGGACGATCTTCGAAACGGTGGAGTTTAGCTTTGACTATCTGACCACACGTCTGCGCGAGCTCGCTTTCCTCAATAGCGGAGTGCGCATCATCCTCAAAGACGAACGCAACGACCGCATGCATGATTTCAAATATGACGGCGGCATCAGATCCTTCGTCGAATATCTCAACCAAAACAAAAAACCCGTGGGACAGAAGCCGATCTATGTGACCACCAATCGCGACGGTCTCGAAGCCGAAGTTGCCTTGCAATACAACGAGGGCTATCAGGAGAACATCTTCAGCTTTGCCAATAACATCAATACCATTGAGGGCGGAACGCATCTCAGCGGCTTTAAGAGCGGGCTTACGCGCGCGGTAAACACCTATATCAAGAACGCCGATCTCCTGAAAAACGAAAAAGTCTCTCCCACCGGCGAAGATATCCGCGAAGGTTTGACCGCGGTGGTGAGCGTTAAGATGTCCGAACCTCAGTTTGAAGGTCAGACGAAAACAAAGCTGCAAAACTCTGATGTGGAAGGATTTGTAAACTCCCTCGTCTATGAAAAACTGATGACCTATTTCGAAGAACATCCCGCTGAGGCAAAGAATATCACCATGAAAAGCATCATGGCAGCTCGCTCAAGAGAAGCCGCGCGTAAAGCCAGAGAGCTCACCCGTCGCAAATCAGTGTTGGAAAGCGGTTCTCTGCCCGGCAAGCTTGCAGACTGCACCTGGAACGATCCAGCCAAGACGGAAATCTTTCTGGTCGAGGGTGATTCAGCAGGCGGATCCGCCAAACAGGGACGCGAACGATCATTTCAGGCGATCCTTCCGCTCTGGGGCAAGATGCTGAATACGGAAAAAGCCCGCGTGGATAAAGTGCTCAACAACGACAAGATCCAACCGATCATCCTCGCCATCGGGGCAGGCATCGGACAGGATTTTGACGTCAGCAAGATCCGCTATCACAAAGTGATCATCATGGCGGACGCGGACGTGGACGGAGCGCACATTTGCACTCTGCTGATGACCTTTTTCTACCGCTATATGCGTCCTCTGATCGACAACGGAAACCTCTATATCGCCCGCCCGCCTCTTTTCCTCGTGCGCAAAGGCAAACAGAAAAAATATGTCTATACCGAGGAAGAACGCGATGCGGCAGTCGCGGAGTTTGGCGATAAGGGCGTAATGATCCAGCGCTACAAAGGCTTGGGTGAAATGAATCCGGAACAGCTTTGGGAAACGACGCTTGATCCCACAGTCCGCACCATGATCTCCGTCAAGATGGACGATGCCATCGAGGCAGACCGGATGTTCACAATCCTCATGGGCGACGAGGTCGAACCCCGTCGTGCATTCATTCAGGAAAATGCCCGCTATGTCAAGAATCTGGATATCTAAGGAATTGGGAGAGAAATAAATGGACGACCATACCAGAATTATCAACGTACAAATCGAAGACCAACTGAAACAGGCGTATCTGGATTATTCCATGAGCGTGATCGTGAGCCGTGCCCTGCCGGATATCCGGGACGGACTAAAACCATCGCAAAGACGCATCATATTTGCCATGCACGAACTCAATCTTTCACCCGGCGGACACTTTCGCAAATGCGCCAAGATCGCCGGTGACACATCCGGAAACTATCACCCCCACGGCGAGCAAGTGGTCTATCCCACGCTCGTGCGGATGGCGCAACCATGGAACATGCGCTATCAACTGGTTGACGGACAGGGAAACTATGGTTCCATTGACGGAGATCCGCCGGCGGCGATGCGTTATACTGAAGCCCGTCTGCAAAAGATCACCATGGAAATGCTTGACGAGCTGGAAAAAGACACCGTCAAATACAAATCCAACTACGACGAAACGCGCAAGGAGCCTGAAGTTTTCCCCAGCCGCATCCCAAATCTCTTGGTGAACGGATCATCCGGCATCGCTGTGGGCATGGCGACAAACATGGCGCCCCACAACATCGGCGAGATCTGCGATGCCATGATCGCCCTGATCGACAATCCGGAGCTCGAAGCTCAGGATCTGAGACAATACATCGTCGGTCCGGATTTTCCCACCGGTGGCTTTGTCCTCGGTTCGGAAGGGATCAGAGACTATTTTGAAACCGGACGCGGACGCCTCATCATCCGTGGTACAGCGGATCTCGAAACTTCGGAAACCGAGCAGGAATTCATCATCATCCGCTCGATTCCCTACCAAGTGACGAAGACACTTTTGATCGAACGCATCGTCGAATTGGTCAAGGAAAAGAAGATCGAAGGCATTAGCGATATCCGTGATGAATCGGGACGCGACGGCATGCGCCTCGTGATCCAGGTGAAACGCAATCACGACGGTCAGGTGGTGCGCAACCTGCTCTACAAATATACACAGCTGCAAACGACATTCGGGGTGATCAATCTCTGCCTCATTGACGGCATCCCGCAGGTCGTGCCCATGAAGGACATGATCACCAATTTCATTCAGTTCCGTCATGATGTGATCTTGCGCCGCACCTTGTTTGAACTTCGCAATGCGGAAGAGCGTCTGCACATTTTGGAAGGCTACCGGATCGCCCTCGACCACCTGGACGAAGTGATCGCAACCATTCGTGCTTCGCAGACTCCGGCGGAAGCGAATCAACAGCTACAAGAGAAATTCGGCTTATCCGAGATTCAGGCGAAAGCCATCCTCGAGATGAGACTGCAACGCCTCACCGGGCTCGAAAGAGACAAGATCGAACAAGAATACAGCGAGCTGCTGCAAACCATCAACCGCCTGCGCGAACTGGTGGAAAGACGCGAACTCCGCATGGAACTGATCAAGACCGAGACTGTCGCAATCCGTGATAAATTCGGGGATCCGCGGCGCACCACCATCTTGGAAAATTATGGTTCCAGCTTCAACATTGAAGATCTGATCGCGGACGAACTGATGGTGGTCACCATCACTCATGATGGCTACGTAAAGCGCATTCCCATTGATACTTACAAAGTGCAGGGGAGAGGAGGCAAGGGGCTCAATGCTTCGAACCTCAAAGAAGACGACTTCATCCAATATATCTTTGTGGCATCAAACCATTCCTATATTCTGCTCTTTACCGATCACGGCAGATGCCACTGGCTGAAAGTCTATGAACTTCCGGAAGCCAGCCGCACCGCTCGCGGAAAGGCGATAGTGAACCTCGTCAAATTCCAGGATAAGGAAAAGATCCGCGCGTTTGTGACGCTCAAAAACTTCCCCGCGGAACACAATATCGTTATGTGTACCCGCAACGGACTGGTCAAAAAAACCGCGCTAACAGCATTCTCCAGACCCCGCGCTGCAGGTATCCACGCGATCAAACTCATGGAAGGCGACGAACTCATTGATGCGCGCATCTCCGAAGGCAATGACGACATCATTCTCGCAACCAAAAACGGATATTGCAACCGGTTCAACGAGAAAGGCTTCCGTCAGATGGGAAGATACACCCGCGGCGTGAGAGGCATCCGTCTGCGTGACGAGGACTTTGTCATCTCCATGGGCGTGATCTCTCAGGACGACATGATCGAAAACGGTAGTCCCAGCGGAAAGACCATCCTCGCGGTGAGCGAAAACGGTTATGGCAAAAGGACTTCGATCGGTTCATATCCCACCACGCGGCGTGGCAGCAAAGGTGTCATTACGCTCAAAACAACGATCCGCAATGGCCACCTGGCGGCTCTCCTGCTCGTAAACCAAAACGAGGATTTGATGATCATCACCCAGGACGGCATGATCATCCGTCAAAATGTCTCGGACATTTCCGTGATCAGCAGAAACACCCAGGGCGTGCGCCTCATCAACCTCAACGATAAGGACAAGGTGCGAGACATCACCAACGTTCCGAATGAGCCTGAGGATGAAGAGATCGACAAAGAAGTCGAAAAGATCAAATCCGCTCCTCCCATTATTCCGCTGACCACAACGGTCGTGGAAAACGACCTTGATGAAGATGAAATCGAAGATGAGGACATCGATGACGAGGAAGATGCCGGGGACGACGAAGAATAATAGTTCCCAAGACGATAGATCGGCAGGGGACGCGCAGCTTGTGCGTCTCCGCCTTTTTTTTAGGAGATGATCAATGAAAGTCCGAAGCTTTATCTCGATTTCGATACTCTTGTTTGTCCTGAGCGCCTGCATCGTGCGTCCCTACGTGCCGGTGCCGAATCCAGGTTATGGCAGTGAGGATCGCTGGGCTGTGCTTTTGAGCGATTCGCTCGTCATCGCCATTCGCCCTCAAGCATACATCGGCAACGTCCAAAGTATCAACAGCAATTTCTTTGTGCTCTTCCTGAAAGTCAAGAACATCTCCTCAGGCACAGTCAGCTTGCGTAAAAGCTCATTCAACATCATCGTGGAGGACAAACAGCACGATTTCATCCCTCTGGAATTGGTGTTGGGCAGCATGCAGTCGAGCTTTTTCATGGAAAACTATCAAGATCCTTTCGCACTCAATCCCCTTCCTGCGAATTATGATAAAGCCCGCGAGCAGTATTTTGAGGTGCTGAACAATTATTTCAGCTTCGGGGACATCCTGCCGGGAGGAATGAAAGAGGGTTATCTATTTTACAACAGAAACATACACAATTTCAAAAGCTTCAGCGTGGACGCTCTGTTCACCAGGATTCATTTCTCAAAGTAAGTCTGGGTTCCTTCATGTAGCGCAGGATGCCGATCCTGCGGAGGAAAAATCTTAGCTAATCATCGTTTTCGCAGCAATGGCATGCTGCGCTACGTTTCATCCTTGTCACTCAGTTCCATCCAGCGTGACAGCAGCTTTTGGTGATCCTGATTCAGCGTTTCCAGCTCAGTGCTGATCGTGGCATAATCCATGTGGGAGAGGGAATTGTGTTCGCTGCCGAGCATGTTTTCGAGGTCAATGATGCGGTTTTCGATCTCGTCGATCAGTTTGGTGATCTGGTTCAGCTCGCGTTGTTCGTTGAAAGACAGTCCTTTGCGGCTGCGTTTTGGTTTGAGGACGATGGGGTTTTGACGTTCCTCCGCTTCTTCAGTCTGGAATTTCTTCACCAATAAGTAGTCGGAGTAATTTCCAGGAAATTTGCGGATCTCTCCATCCTCGAAGATAAAGAGATAATCCACCGTCCGGTCGAGGAAAAAGCGATCGTGGGAAACCATGATGATGCAGCCTTTGAAGGCATCCAGATAGTCTTCGAGGATTTCGAGGGTGCGGATGTCCAGGTCGTTGGTGGGCTCGTCCATGATGATGAAATTGCTGCCAAACATCAGCGATTTTAATAGATACAGTCTTTTTCTCTCGCCGCCGGAAAGGGCACCAAGCTTTTGCTGCTGCATTTTGCCATCAAAGAGAAAACGCTTGAGCATTTCGGTGGCGCTGACTTTGTTTCCATCCGCGGTGCGAACGACTTCGGCAAATTGGGCGATGTAGTCATAGACGCTGAGCTTGGGGTCGAAGGTGTCGTCATCCTGTTTGTAGTAAGAAAAATCGGTATTCAAGCCCACTTTGATGCTGCCGGTATCGGGAATTTCCTCTCCGGTGATCAGTTTCAAAAGCGTGGTCTTGCCGCAACCGTTGGGACCGATGATGCCGATGCGTTCCTGCGCTTGAAAGATGTGGTCAACGTCCCTGAAAAGCGAAGCTGCGCCATAGCTTTTGCTCAGTTTATGCAGTTCCAGTATGGTTTTTCCCAGACGGGCGGTCATGAAGGAGATATTCAGCTCGGCATTTGAGATCAGGTAGGATTTTGAGATGAGTTCGCGGACGCGGTCAACGTGATTTTTCGGTTTGGAAGTGCGTGCTTTGGCACCGCGGGCGAGCCAGTCGAGTTCCTTTTTTAGCTGTGCCTGACGCCGGGTTTCCTTGCGTTTGATACCCGTCTCGCGCAGCAGCTTTCCGCGTACAAATTCGCTGTAATTGCCTTGATAACAATGCAATTGGCAGTGCTCCAGTTCCCAGATCTGATCGCAGACGGCATCGAGGAAATAGCGGTCGTGGGTGACGAAGATCACGCATTTGTTGAGCTTGGCGAGATATTCCTGCAGCCACTCGATGGTGTCCATGTCCAGATGGTTGGTCGGTTCGTCGAGAATGAGCAGATCGGCGTTTTGCACCAAGGCTTTTGCGAGGTCGGTCTTGCGTCTTTGACCTCCGGAAAGAAGTCCCAGGGCTTTGTCAAATTCCGTGATGCCAAGTTGCGTGAGCACCGCTTTATAGACATAATCCTCCTCGGGATTGACGTCGAGACCGCCGAAGACATGATTCAACACGCTTTCGCGGGGATCGATTTCGGCATCCTGTTCCAGATGGGCGATCTTCAAATCTTTGCGGGTGGTAATATTTCCAGTGCTGGCGCTGATCTGATTGCTGATAATCTTTAGCAGAGTGGATTTACCGGAACCGTTGATGCCCACGATCCCGATCTTGTCGGTTGCGTGAATGCCCACACAGATATTGCGCAGAATGGTCTTATCGCCAATCTGCTTGCTGAGATCATCGATGGTGAGGATCACGTCATTCTGCATTCTGCATTATTCTCCAAGTGAAAAAAAATGGCGTCCCTGAGGCGATTCGAACGCCTGACCTTCACCTTCGGAGGGTGCCACTCTATCCAGCTGAGCTACAGGGACGCGGATCAATGCATGTCTTTTGGGGACGCCGAATCTGTCAACCGGTTTTCAGCGCCGGTCTGCTGTTTCTATCGATACTCGAAGATCATCCATCCGTCTCTGCCCAGGGCGAGCAGGATGAGATCTTTATCCAGTGCGATGTCATAGACTACGGCTTGGGGAAAGATGGTGTTGATGTCCGCAATGCGCAAAGGGTTCTTCACATCAAGGATTTTGACTCCCCCTTTGCCAAGGGCGAGGAAGAGCCGGTCGTCTTTGATCTCCATATCCAGGATGTCGTTGGAAAGGCGGAATTGGTTGACCAAAACGGGGTTGCTCAGGTCGCGAACATTCAGTGCAAGGAGTTCCTTACCGGCCCCAATCCAGATCGTATCTCCGTTTTTGACCAGGCTGCGGGCGTCACTGATCTGATAATTTGTGCCCAGGCTAACGGGAAACTGTTGATCAGTGATATCCACGGTCACCAAGCCAAAATCATTCAGAGCATAGAGATAGGGATATTGGGCATGGAAATCTCTGATGCCCCATTTCTCGGAAAAGGTGGATTTGATCTCTCGCAGCCCCCCGCTGCCGATATAGATGAAATCGATGCCGCGATAACGGTCGGCAACGTAGAGCATCGAACCTTCACGGGTGATTTTGTCGCCCAAAATAGAGTTGGTAAAATAGATTCTGCCATAGCTATTGAGCGAATCGATGCTGACGATGGTGTTCGATGCTTCTTGACTGCAAAAGAAAATGTAGTTATCGCTCATCACATTGATGTCTTCAATCAAGGCGGTGGAAAGAAAGCCTGCTTCCATGCGCGGTTGCCAGGGATTGAAGATGGTATAGATCCATAGCTGGTTTTGGCTTCGGGCAAAGACTTGGTTTTCCGTCACCTCGATGGCGAGGGCATTGATGCCTTTGATGTGGGCAAGCTGGTGCAAGTATTTGTTATCAATAGCGTTGGCACAGAGGATCA
This is a stretch of genomic DNA from Candidatus Cloacimonadaceae bacterium. It encodes these proteins:
- a CDS encoding ABC-F family ATP-binding cassette domain-containing protein, with the protein product MQNDVILTIDDLSKQIGDKTILRNICVGIHATDKIGIVGINGSGKSTLLKIISNQISASTGNITTRKDLKIAHLEQDAEIDPRESVLNHVFGGLDVNPEEDYVYKAVLTQLGITEFDKALGLLSGGQRRKTDLAKALVQNADLLILDEPTNHLDMDTIEWLQEYLAKLNKCVIFVTHDRYFLDAVCDQIWELEHCQLHCYQGNYSEFVRGKLLRETGIKRKETRRQAQLKKELDWLARGAKARTSKPKNHVDRVRELISKSYLISNAELNISFMTARLGKTILELHKLSKSYGAASLFRDVDHIFQAQERIGIIGPNGCGKTTLLKLITGEEIPDTGSIKVGLNTDFSYYKQDDDTFDPKLSVYDYIAQFAEVVRTADGNKVSATEMLKRFLFDGKMQQQKLGALSGGERKRLYLLKSLMFGSNFIIMDEPTNDLDIRTLEILEDYLDAFKGCIIMVSHDRFFLDRTVDYLFIFEDGEIRKFPGNYSDYLLVKKFQTEEAEERQNPIVLKPKRSRKGLSFNEQRELNQITKLIDEIENRIIDLENMLGSEHNSLSHMDYATISTELETLNQDHQKLLSRWMELSDKDET
- the gyrA gene encoding DNA gyrase subunit A, producing the protein MDDHTRIINVQIEDQLKQAYLDYSMSVIVSRALPDIRDGLKPSQRRIIFAMHELNLSPGGHFRKCAKIAGDTSGNYHPHGEQVVYPTLVRMAQPWNMRYQLVDGQGNYGSIDGDPPAAMRYTEARLQKITMEMLDELEKDTVKYKSNYDETRKEPEVFPSRIPNLLVNGSSGIAVGMATNMAPHNIGEICDAMIALIDNPELEAQDLRQYIVGPDFPTGGFVLGSEGIRDYFETGRGRLIIRGTADLETSETEQEFIIIRSIPYQVTKTLLIERIVELVKEKKIEGISDIRDESGRDGMRLVIQVKRNHDGQVVRNLLYKYTQLQTTFGVINLCLIDGIPQVVPMKDMITNFIQFRHDVILRRTLFELRNAEERLHILEGYRIALDHLDEVIATIRASQTPAEANQQLQEKFGLSEIQAKAILEMRLQRLTGLERDKIEQEYSELLQTINRLRELVERRELRMELIKTETVAIRDKFGDPRRTTILENYGSSFNIEDLIADELMVVTITHDGYVKRIPIDTYKVQGRGGKGLNASNLKEDDFIQYIFVASNHSYILLFTDHGRCHWLKVYELPEASRTARGKAIVNLVKFQDKEKIRAFVTLKNFPAEHNIVMCTRNGLVKKTALTAFSRPRAAGIHAIKLMEGDELIDARISEGNDDIILATKNGYCNRFNEKGFRQMGRYTRGVRGIRLRDEDFVISMGVISQDDMIENGSPSGKTILAVSENGYGKRTSIGSYPTTRRGSKGVITLKTTIRNGHLAALLLVNQNEDLMIITQDGMIIRQNVSDISVISRNTQGVRLINLNDKDKVRDITNVPNEPEDEEIDKEVEKIKSAPPIIPLTTTVVENDLDEDEIEDEDIDDEEDAGDDEE
- the gyrB gene encoding DNA topoisomerase (ATP-hydrolyzing) subunit B, translating into MQESNYSASNIKVLKGLEAVRKRPAMYIGGTSERGLHHLVYEVVDNSIDEALAGYCDLIKVTITPEGVIECDDNGRGIPVDMHKEMNVPAVQVVMTVLHAGGKFDDKSYKVSGGLHGVGVSVVVALSEYLEVRIHRDKKIYYQRYERGIPVTELKILGDTNRKGTVIRFKPDGTIFETVEFSFDYLTTRLRELAFLNSGVRIILKDERNDRMHDFKYDGGIRSFVEYLNQNKKPVGQKPIYVTTNRDGLEAEVALQYNEGYQENIFSFANNINTIEGGTHLSGFKSGLTRAVNTYIKNADLLKNEKVSPTGEDIREGLTAVVSVKMSEPQFEGQTKTKLQNSDVEGFVNSLVYEKLMTYFEEHPAEAKNITMKSIMAARSREAARKARELTRRKSVLESGSLPGKLADCTWNDPAKTEIFLVEGDSAGGSAKQGRERSFQAILPLWGKMLNTEKARVDKVLNNDKIQPIILAIGAGIGQDFDVSKIRYHKVIIMADADVDGAHICTLLMTFFYRYMRPLIDNGNLYIARPPLFLVRKGKQKKYVYTEEERDAAVAEFGDKGVMIQRYKGLGEMNPEQLWETTLDPTVRTMISVKMDDAIEADRMFTILMGDEVEPRRAFIQENARYVKNLDI